The following proteins are encoded in a genomic region of Sneathiella marina:
- a CDS encoding multidrug effflux MFS transporter: protein MPTQPTKLGFIEQVSLLALMISMVALSIDVMLPALYDIGRDLNAGDANERQYVVAVLFLGMAIGQLAYGPVSDSTGRKPAIYFGFGLFLAGTLLSIFATNYDTMLIGRFLQGLGVAGPRIVSLALIRDQYEGREMARFVSLVMTVFILVPILAPALGQAILFVGDWRMIFVVLFILGFGVLVWFGIRQEETLVPAKRAKLSARRIVSAVKEVFLTRAAFGFTMVGGFIFSAFLGYLTMSQQIFQDQYGVGDLFAVYFGVLAIALGLASFVNARLVMRFGMRKLTHYALIALTVISFGFWFYTYIQNGHPPLWTLVSFFMVTFFCIGILFGNFNAMAMEPLGHIAGVAAAVIGSLTTFVSMALGTVIAQLYDGTVSPLIGSFAVLGALSLAAMIWTIKTAPSGSEG from the coding sequence ATGCCAACGCAACCGACAAAACTCGGATTTATCGAGCAGGTTTCCTTACTTGCACTCATGATCTCCATGGTGGCACTTTCTATTGATGTGATGCTGCCTGCTCTGTATGACATCGGGCGGGATCTTAATGCAGGTGATGCGAATGAACGTCAATATGTTGTGGCTGTCCTTTTCCTCGGCATGGCCATCGGTCAACTTGCTTACGGACCTGTTTCCGATAGTACGGGGAGAAAGCCAGCGATTTATTTTGGTTTTGGTCTTTTTTTGGCAGGCACCCTTCTCTCCATCTTCGCCACTAATTACGACACGATGCTGATCGGCCGGTTTTTACAGGGTCTCGGTGTTGCCGGGCCCAGAATAGTAAGTCTTGCTCTTATCCGTGATCAGTATGAAGGGCGAGAAATGGCCCGATTTGTCTCACTTGTGATGACCGTCTTCATCCTGGTCCCTATTCTCGCTCCCGCTCTCGGACAAGCTATTCTATTCGTTGGTGACTGGCGCATGATCTTCGTGGTCCTATTTATTCTGGGTTTCGGTGTTTTGGTCTGGTTCGGCATTCGACAGGAGGAAACCCTTGTTCCGGCAAAGCGGGCAAAACTATCGGCTCGCCGGATCGTTAGTGCCGTCAAAGAAGTTTTTTTAACGCGTGCAGCATTTGGCTTCACCATGGTTGGCGGGTTTATTTTTAGTGCCTTTTTAGGCTACCTGACCATGTCACAACAGATCTTTCAGGATCAATACGGTGTCGGAGATTTATTCGCAGTGTATTTCGGCGTCTTGGCCATTGCCCTGGGCCTGGCATCTTTTGTCAACGCCCGGCTGGTGATGCGGTTCGGCATGAGAAAACTCACACATTACGCACTCATTGCCCTTACAGTCATTTCATTCGGATTCTGGTTTTATACATATATACAAAATGGCCATCCGCCCTTATGGACCCTCGTCAGCTTCTTCATGGTCACCTTCTTTTGCATCGGCATTTTGTTCGGGAACTTCAACGCAATGGCTATGGAGCCTCTGGGTCATATTGCCGGCGTCGCCGCCGCCGTAATTGGCTCATTGACAACCTTTGTTTCCATGGCGCTTGGAACAGTGATTGCACAGCTTTATGACGGAACGGTCTCCCCCTTGATTGGTAGCTTCGCCGTTTTGGGTGCGTTATCGCTCGCGGCCATGATCTGGACGATCAAGACGGCACCCAGCGGAAGTGAAGGATGA
- a CDS encoding MFS transporter, translating to MSQPSVKKPLSGLDAKLAKSPFFYGWVVVAIVFVTMGIGVNVRTAFSLLFPAILDEFGWDRATTAAAFSIGFAVAAFLSPLIGKLLEYMAPKYLLSFSAISVSAGLVLSTYATEPWHFYLTLGVLMVGTGIVVTYVGQSMFLPNWFQRKRGLAIGLAFSGVGIGSIVLMPLIQETIDLEGWRQACWLMAILLLTIVLPLNYFLQRKEPADLGLYPDGDSSPEDAIAQGQKIAADPVVDKEWVKTDWTLVKAMKTVTFWWISLACSSALYVWYAVQVHQTKYLIEIGYSDIEAAFALGLVGFAGVLSQIYLGHLSDRLGREWVWSISLLGFMICCFLLLAMEATPSLTMMYAMVILQGIGYGAATVYGSMPADVFQGKGYGVIFGTISTMALIGGAVGPWLTGLLYDNGGNYHLAFHVIIGMSALSIFSVWMAAPRKRRLVAGQAEKRAAKLQSV from the coding sequence ATGTCTCAACCTTCCGTAAAAAAACCGCTTAGCGGTCTCGACGCCAAGCTTGCCAAGAGTCCTTTTTTCTATGGTTGGGTGGTGGTCGCAATTGTCTTTGTGACCATGGGCATCGGCGTTAATGTGCGAACGGCATTCTCTTTATTGTTTCCTGCAATTCTGGATGAATTTGGCTGGGATAGAGCGACCACGGCGGCCGCCTTTTCCATTGGATTTGCCGTCGCCGCGTTCTTATCCCCATTGATTGGCAAGCTTTTGGAGTATATGGCTCCCAAATACCTTCTGTCCTTTTCAGCCATCTCTGTAAGTGCAGGGTTGGTTTTGTCCACCTATGCGACGGAGCCTTGGCATTTTTATCTCACCTTGGGCGTTCTTATGGTCGGCACCGGCATCGTTGTGACATATGTCGGGCAGTCCATGTTTTTACCCAACTGGTTTCAACGCAAGAGAGGATTGGCGATTGGTCTTGCGTTCTCGGGGGTTGGGATTGGATCCATTGTATTGATGCCCCTCATACAAGAGACAATAGATCTGGAAGGTTGGCGGCAAGCTTGCTGGCTGATGGCGATCTTGCTTCTCACTATTGTTTTGCCATTAAATTACTTTTTGCAAAGAAAAGAACCGGCGGATTTAGGATTGTATCCGGATGGAGATTCTTCACCCGAGGATGCAATTGCTCAAGGGCAGAAAATTGCCGCAGATCCGGTGGTTGATAAGGAATGGGTGAAAACTGATTGGACTCTCGTCAAAGCGATGAAAACAGTGACCTTTTGGTGGATATCGTTAGCTTGCTCTTCTGCGCTGTATGTTTGGTATGCGGTACAGGTTCATCAAACGAAGTATCTTATTGAAATAGGGTATTCGGATATTGAAGCGGCCTTTGCCCTGGGTTTGGTGGGCTTTGCTGGAGTATTGAGTCAAATTTATCTTGGTCATCTTTCGGACCGGCTTGGCCGGGAATGGGTCTGGTCCATCTCATTGCTCGGCTTCATGATTTGTTGTTTCTTATTGTTGGCAATGGAAGCAACGCCAAGCCTGACCATGATGTATGCGATGGTTATTCTGCAAGGCATCGGTTATGGTGCCGCCACAGTTTATGGTTCCATGCCGGCCGATGTATTCCAAGGCAAGGGCTATGGCGTGATATTTGGCACCATAAGCACGATGGCCTTGATTGGTGGTGCCGTCGGACCTTGGTTAACAGGTTTACTTTATGACAATGGCGGAAATTATCATTTAGCCTTTCATGTTATTATCGGTATGTCGGCACTCTCAATATTTTCTGTTTGGATGGCGGCCCCTCGAAAACGGCGTCTTGTTGCAGGCCAGGCCGAGAAGAGAGCGGCGAAATTACAATCGGTCTAA
- a CDS encoding SDR family oxidoreductase has protein sequence MGKITKYAVVTGAGTGIGRAVSLALLENEYAVALTGRREQPLEETKSMAGGNSANAMVIPCDVADPNSVQALFARIKSEFGRLDLLFNNAGMGTRPVPPDELEIEAWQNAVNTNLNGSYYCAREAFGIMRHQKPMGGRIINNGSISAHVPRPFTAPYTSTKHAITGLTRSLSLDGRPYDIACGQIDIGNAETEMTQTIKKGVPQANLTLAPEPVMDVENVASAILYMDSLSLEANVQFMTIMATKMPYIGRG, from the coding sequence ATGGGGAAGATAACAAAATATGCGGTGGTAACCGGCGCTGGAACGGGAATTGGTCGCGCAGTTTCGCTGGCACTGTTAGAAAACGAATATGCTGTTGCATTGACAGGGCGTCGTGAACAGCCTTTGGAAGAGACTAAATCAATGGCGGGCGGCAACAGCGCGAATGCCATGGTTATTCCCTGCGATGTCGCAGACCCGAATTCTGTGCAAGCATTATTTGCCAGGATAAAGAGTGAATTCGGTCGGCTGGATTTGCTCTTCAATAACGCAGGTATGGGGACACGCCCGGTTCCCCCCGACGAGCTGGAGATAGAAGCTTGGCAAAATGCCGTGAATACGAACCTGAACGGGTCTTATTATTGCGCTCGAGAAGCCTTTGGGATTATGCGACATCAAAAGCCTATGGGGGGCCGTATTATCAATAATGGCTCTATTTCCGCGCATGTGCCGCGGCCCTTTACCGCCCCATATACGTCGACTAAACATGCAATTACGGGATTGACCAGGAGTTTGTCTTTGGACGGACGCCCCTATGATATTGCCTGCGGTCAAATTGACATCGGCAATGCGGAAACTGAAATGACCCAGACAATCAAGAAGGGCGTACCGCAAGCAAATCTTACTCTGGCGCCAGAGCCTGTGATGGACGTGGAAAATGTGGCGTCAGCTATTCTTTACATGGATAGTTTGAGCTTGGAGGCAAATGTCCAGTTCATGACGATAATGGCGACAAAAATGCCGTATATAGGGAGAGGGTAG
- a CDS encoding pirin family protein, whose protein sequence is MTSARTVSRLVKSQIASDGAGVKLRRSIGSGEISELDPFLLLDNFGTENPDDYIAGFPEHPHRGFETVTYMIAGQMRHKDSTGAEGVLGPGSIQWMTAGRGILHSEMPEQREGEMSGFQLWVNLPAKDKLCAPRYQNIEPEDVPFAQIEKGQIRVLAGEVEGIDGPVCGPVSDVAIDPVYIDINLQSGGSYRHSVEPGHTAFVYVFDGSVEVAGKTVEKHHLAILSDGDSVQLSSRGGGRMILVAGRPIGEPVARYGPFVMNTFEEIQQAVEDFRSGNF, encoded by the coding sequence ATGACAAGTGCCCGTACTGTTTCACGCCTCGTTAAATCACAGATCGCCTCGGATGGCGCAGGGGTAAAGCTTAGGCGCTCCATCGGCTCAGGTGAAATATCGGAGCTTGATCCGTTTTTACTGCTGGATAATTTCGGTACGGAAAATCCTGACGATTATATTGCAGGATTTCCGGAGCACCCGCACCGTGGGTTCGAGACAGTTACCTATATGATCGCGGGGCAAATGCGACATAAGGATTCAACAGGTGCCGAAGGCGTACTTGGGCCGGGGAGTATCCAATGGATGACAGCAGGGCGGGGCATTTTGCATTCGGAAATGCCGGAACAACGAGAAGGAGAGATGAGTGGGTTTCAGCTTTGGGTCAATTTGCCCGCCAAAGACAAACTCTGTGCACCGCGTTATCAGAATATTGAGCCAGAAGATGTGCCCTTTGCACAGATAGAGAAGGGTCAAATCCGAGTTTTGGCGGGGGAAGTAGAAGGAATAGACGGACCGGTTTGCGGCCCTGTCTCGGATGTTGCCATTGATCCTGTTTATATCGACATCAACCTGCAATCCGGCGGATCCTACAGACATTCTGTTGAACCCGGACATACCGCTTTTGTCTATGTATTTGATGGATCGGTCGAGGTGGCTGGAAAAACTGTTGAGAAACATCATCTCGCCATATTATCGGATGGCGACAGCGTTCAGCTATCGTCGAGGGGGGGAGGACGGATGATTTTGGTTGCCGGGCGGCCTATAGGCGAGCCTGTTGCCCGCTATGGCCCGTTTGTCATGAATACATTCGAAGAAATACAACAAGCTGTTGAAGATTTTCGATCCGGAAATTTTTAA
- a CDS encoding NADH:flavin oxidoreductase/NADH oxidase family protein produces the protein MTIDISSPLTLPCGVSVKNRIAKAPMTEGLADEMNRATARHETLYRKWAEGGAGILVTGNVQVDRRFLERPGNVVIDQNGGLEELQAFAAAGTVNNTLLLMQIGHAGRQTPRRVNPQPVAPSEIPLALPDSAFGRPRALSSEEVEDVVERFAHVATIAKETGFSGVQIHAAHGYLISEFLSPLANQRQDKWGGSLENRARLLREVVRTTRRAVGPEFPISVKLNSSDFQNGGFSHEDCLQVVKWLEQDSIDLLEISGGNYENPAMMIGGRGADEIKGTTIAREAYFLDYAANIRKATAVPLMVTGGFRTRSAMDAALLEGNVDFIGIGRPMCVDTDAPNQLLVSKDAEAIAYEQSIKPSKGALGWFCLNIIRHADGLDADTDMTGGDAINAYLVNEENTAAALVDRRLD, from the coding sequence ATGACTATTGATATCTCTTCGCCTCTCACCCTGCCTTGCGGGGTTTCTGTGAAAAATCGAATTGCCAAGGCGCCAATGACGGAAGGATTGGCGGATGAGATGAACCGGGCCACGGCTCGGCATGAAACTTTGTACCGAAAATGGGCTGAAGGCGGTGCGGGTATATTGGTGACGGGAAATGTCCAGGTCGATCGACGGTTTCTGGAGCGCCCGGGCAACGTTGTCATTGATCAAAATGGGGGACTGGAGGAATTGCAGGCCTTCGCTGCAGCCGGTACAGTTAATAATACCTTGCTGTTAATGCAAATCGGGCATGCTGGACGGCAAACACCACGCCGGGTTAATCCGCAACCTGTGGCGCCATCGGAAATTCCGCTTGCTTTGCCCGATAGCGCATTTGGTCGTCCCCGGGCGCTTTCCTCAGAGGAAGTAGAAGATGTCGTTGAGCGTTTTGCTCATGTGGCCACAATTGCAAAAGAAACCGGGTTTTCAGGCGTTCAAATCCACGCTGCACATGGATACTTGATCTCAGAGTTTCTTTCACCTCTCGCCAATCAACGGCAGGACAAATGGGGCGGATCCCTTGAAAACCGGGCTAGATTGCTGCGTGAGGTTGTTCGCACCACCCGCCGCGCGGTTGGCCCGGAATTTCCAATTTCGGTCAAGCTGAACTCATCGGATTTCCAAAATGGCGGTTTCAGTCATGAAGACTGTCTTCAGGTTGTTAAATGGCTTGAACAGGATTCGATTGATTTGCTGGAAATCTCGGGTGGAAACTACGAAAATCCGGCAATGATGATTGGCGGGCGCGGTGCCGATGAAATCAAGGGAACGACCATAGCGCGTGAAGCTTACTTTTTGGATTATGCTGCAAATATCAGAAAGGCTACAGCAGTTCCGCTTATGGTAACCGGCGGGTTTCGTACCCGTTCCGCCATGGATGCGGCTTTGCTAGAAGGGAATGTGGATTTTATCGGGATTGGCCGTCCCATGTGCGTTGATACGGATGCCCCCAATCAGTTGCTGGTCAGCAAAGATGCTGAAGCGATTGCCTATGAACAATCCATAAAACCCTCAAAAGGAGCGTTGGGCTGGTTTTGCCTCAACATTATCCGTCATGCGGACGGGCTGGATGCCGATACGGATATGACCGGTGGAGATGCGATAAATGCTTATCTCGTTAATGAAGAAAATACCGCGGCTGCGCTGGTTGACCGCCGGCTTGATTAG
- a CDS encoding arginase family protein, with translation MRTEREGLFVPPLTFARLPYSQDFSSADIAVLGLPFDCGTHPTRVGARLGPNAIRQESVLTLELIEDAHNDPLTALSAIDAGDVNFSGGGIADINSFYSATEAALSAIFEGNCTPVTLGGDGAVALPQIRATSKFYPDLAVIHFDAHTDTYPLKTNDHFDNATPFTHAANEGLINVSASVHIGVRAPVNATASIKYTENLGYRVLPWSDISELSVPEVSQLIRSTTEGKPIYLCFDMDFFDPSVAPGVATPTPGGPTTFEGLQLLKELAGLNIVACDINTVSPLYDRNGVTAQLAATVVMECMELIRCR, from the coding sequence ATGCGGACGGAACGCGAAGGTCTATTTGTCCCGCCCCTAACTTTCGCGAGACTTCCCTATAGTCAAGATTTTTCCTCTGCTGATATTGCTGTTCTTGGGCTGCCTTTTGATTGCGGTACGCATCCGACACGTGTTGGCGCCCGCCTCGGTCCGAACGCTATTCGCCAGGAATCTGTTCTTACGCTTGAGTTGATCGAAGATGCCCACAATGATCCCCTTACTGCGCTCAGCGCCATAGACGCAGGAGACGTTAATTTTAGCGGTGGCGGGATTGCCGATATAAATAGCTTCTACAGCGCTACCGAAGCAGCTTTGTCAGCCATTTTTGAGGGAAATTGCACACCAGTTACGCTTGGAGGAGATGGGGCTGTTGCCCTTCCCCAAATACGGGCAACGTCAAAATTTTACCCCGATTTAGCTGTTATTCATTTCGACGCGCATACGGATACATATCCTTTGAAAACCAACGACCATTTCGACAATGCAACGCCCTTCACCCATGCAGCCAACGAAGGCCTGATCAATGTTAGTGCCTCTGTCCATATAGGGGTCCGCGCTCCTGTAAATGCCACAGCAAGCATTAAATACACAGAAAATCTCGGGTATCGTGTTTTGCCCTGGTCAGACATATCAGAATTATCCGTGCCCGAAGTCAGCCAGTTGATTAGGTCAACCACAGAAGGGAAGCCAATTTACCTGTGTTTTGATATGGATTTTTTTGACCCCTCCGTCGCCCCAGGTGTCGCCACCCCGACGCCAGGCGGCCCGACAACCTTTGAGGGCCTGCAGCTTTTAAAAGAGCTTGCCGGACTAAATATTGTCGCCTGTGATATAAATACAGTGAGCCCGCTTTATGATCGAAACGGGGTAACCGCCCAGCTCGCAGCCACTGTCGTGATGGAATGTATGGAGTTGATCCGCTGCCGATGA
- a CDS encoding DUF4864 domain-containing protein, whose product MRKIGTLFIATFFSLVCVIVAVAASADEIANEDAAAFQEIITSQIKAFQVDNADAAFAFATPKLQEIFRSPENFISMVKQGYAPVYRPKSFEFGPAELKNGQPTQIVTIVGPKGTLWAALYTFEQQSNGNWRISGVYLVKRPGAAT is encoded by the coding sequence ATGAGAAAAATTGGAACTCTATTCATCGCAACTTTTTTCAGCCTTGTTTGCGTAATTGTTGCCGTGGCGGCCTCTGCAGATGAAATCGCAAATGAAGATGCAGCTGCTTTTCAGGAAATAATCACATCCCAAATAAAGGCGTTCCAAGTTGACAATGCTGATGCGGCTTTCGCCTTTGCAACACCGAAGTTACAAGAAATATTCCGATCCCCGGAAAATTTTATCTCTATGGTCAAACAAGGATATGCACCTGTCTATCGACCAAAATCTTTTGAATTCGGGCCTGCGGAACTAAAAAATGGCCAGCCCACTCAGATTGTAACCATCGTGGGTCCAAAAGGTACTTTATGGGCTGCTCTTTATACCTTCGAGCAACAATCGAACGGTAATTGGCGCATATCTGGCGTCTATCTCGTAAAGCGGCCTGGTGCCGCCACATAA
- a CDS encoding 2-hydroxychromene-2-carboxylate isomerase: protein MTVPVEFHFDFGSPNAYLSHKLIPAIESRTGSKFSYFPILLGGVFKLTNNKSPMEQFAGVMHKREYMSKETERFRRDNNLTDYASNPHFPVNTVQIMRGALVAQNEGYFAAYVNTVFSGMWEQSLKMDDAAVIIRTLDDAGLDGNHILERTQDPIIKKALIDNTNLSVERGNFGSPSFFVGEEMFFGKDRLEAVEQEINRQT from the coding sequence ATGACCGTTCCTGTTGAATTCCACTTCGATTTTGGCAGTCCCAATGCCTATCTCAGTCACAAATTAATTCCAGCAATAGAAAGTCGAACGGGCAGTAAATTTTCGTATTTCCCTATTCTGCTTGGAGGTGTTTTTAAACTTACGAATAACAAGTCACCAATGGAGCAATTTGCTGGAGTTATGCATAAACGAGAGTATATGTCTAAGGAAACAGAACGCTTCAGGCGCGACAATAATCTGACTGATTACGCGAGTAATCCGCATTTTCCAGTCAATACGGTTCAAATTATGCGCGGCGCCCTTGTTGCCCAGAATGAAGGCTATTTTGCAGCCTATGTGAATACCGTTTTTTCCGGCATGTGGGAGCAATCGCTAAAAATGGATGATGCCGCTGTCATAATACGGACGCTCGATGATGCCGGCCTTGATGGCAACCATATTCTGGAGAGAACTCAAGACCCTATCATTAAGAAAGCACTCATTGACAACACCAATCTCTCTGTTGAAAGAGGGAATTTCGGGTCACCAAGTTTCTTCGTCGGCGAGGAAATGTTCTTCGGAAAAGACAGGCTTGAGGCCGTTGAACAGGAAATTAACAGGCAGACCTGA
- a CDS encoding HD domain-containing protein yields the protein MNDMSDPRAGFTNMTEGKSEDYQIIVDHFKSYSKQLPDRILDHMQLLKGDFGGFPIDRLEHSLQTATRAHKDGQDEEYVVTALLHDIGDTLGTFNHADIGAAILKPFVSPKLHWILETHGVFQGYYFFHHIGLDRDMREKYRGHEYFEDCAHFCEAYDQAAFDKSYESAPLEFFEPMVRRVMASPKQSIYVTE from the coding sequence ATGAATGATATGTCGGATCCACGCGCCGGTTTCACCAATATGACAGAAGGTAAATCGGAAGATTATCAGATAATCGTCGATCATTTCAAATCTTACTCAAAGCAACTGCCGGATCGTATCCTGGATCACATGCAACTTCTCAAAGGCGATTTTGGCGGATTTCCTATTGATAGACTAGAGCACTCGCTGCAAACAGCAACACGTGCCCATAAAGATGGTCAGGATGAAGAATATGTTGTGACGGCGTTACTGCATGACATTGGAGATACATTGGGGACGTTTAATCATGCAGATATCGGGGCCGCTATCCTGAAACCGTTTGTGTCTCCTAAACTGCACTGGATTTTGGAAACACATGGTGTTTTTCAAGGATATTATTTTTTCCATCACATCGGCTTGGACCGGGATATGAGGGAAAAATATCGAGGTCACGAGTATTTTGAAGACTGCGCCCATTTCTGTGAAGCCTATGACCAAGCGGCGTTTGACAAGAGCTATGAATCTGCACCGTTGGAGTTCTTCGAGCCCATGGTGCGCCGTGTAATGGCGTCTCCAAAACAGTCAATCTACGTTACGGAGTAA